The DNA segment GAAACCGCCATAGCTACTTTTCAAAAGGCCTCTAAAACCTCACTCAGAATTGTCAGGCGTCCCCCGTAAGTCTTCTGAAGGTTTTCAGGAGTAAAAACATCTTGCGTTTTCCCGTAAGCAATCAAGCGCGAATTCAGAAGCACTAGCTGATCAAAATAAGAACGTGCAGTAGCCAAATCATGGTGAACGACGAGAAGGGTCTTCCCTTGCCGCTTCAGTTCTTGGAGGACGTCAAGGATAGCGCTCTCCGTTGCTGCATCCACGCCTGCGAAAGGTTCATCCATAAGATAGAGATCACTTTCCTGCACTAAGGCGCGTGCGATAAAGACGCGTTGCTGTTGCCCGCCTGACAACTTTCCGATCTGACGGTGCGTAAAGGCTTCTAATCCGACACGTTGTATGGCTTTATATGCAGCGGCATAATCCTCTGGCCGCGGTCTCTGCAGCAGGCGGAGTTTCCCGTAACGCCCCATAAGCACCACGTCGAGCACATTCACTGGAAAATCCCAGTCCACGGATTCACGTTGTGGAATATATCCGATACGTTGACAAACTTTAGGATACGGCTGGCCAAAAATTTTTATCCATCCTGAAAGAGGTCGCAGTTGACCAATAATTGCTCGGAAGAGCGTAGATTTGCCAGCGCCGTTTGGCCCAATTATGCCGACTATAGAGCCAGGTTGTATGGCCAAATCCACCCCATAAAGAACAGGCTTTTTGTTGTAAGCGACCGAGAGGTTATGAATTTCGAGCGTCGGAGCTGTAGATTCAGCATCGACCATAGTTTGTAATTTGATTGTAGCTTAAGCTACATTTTTGGCAAGCAGCTACAGAATATGCCCTTGTCAAAAAGCTTATAGTTGAGGCAATTTTCTAGCTATGCGCAGAGCAAAACTCCATGAAGCTGAGTCGGCTGCAAATCTGCGCCACACTCGCGCTGCTCATGCTGAGGAAAGGTCCCAAGATTATCTCGAAACGATAGCAGACCTCATATTACAGCGTGGTGAAGCTCGTGCCACGGATCTTGCACGCGCATTAGGAGTTACACACGCCACTGTAGTCAGAATGGTGCAACGCTTGCAAAAACAAGGCTTAGTCAGCTCACTGCCTTATCGCTCTATATTTCTCACAACAAAAGGCCGCAAAATTGCTCAACAAGCCAAAAACCGTCACGAGTTGGTAGTGAGGTTTCTTGAGTCTATCGGTGTGCCTCCAGTCATCGCACGAAAAGATGCAGAGGGAATAGAACATCATGTGAGCGAAGAGACTCTCTCAGCCTTTGAACGTTTTGTTTTACGGAAGAAATCACGCGATTGACAAGGCTTTGGATGACCGTCTATCTATGCAGCGATGAGTATTTTCAGGCTTCCGCGAGCATCCCGATATTTTTCTTGGGGATCTATCCTCACAGCGATTTATCTTTCCGCTTTTTGCGTCTCCACTGAAGCGGCATTGCGTGATAGCAATCTTTGGTGGTCACCCCCCAATGTTACAGAGGGAGGCAAGGAAGTGGACGCATTATTGATGTTCATATTTGGACTGACGACCACCGTGTTTATTTTAGTCATGGGCACATTGATTTATTGTTTGTTCCGTTATCAACGTCGCCCCGGAGTCCCTGCAGTCTATTCTCACGGGAATAACACCCTTGAAATCGTATGGACAACCGTTCCCGCACTGATCTTCATAGGCCTTTGGATATGGAGCAACGACGCATGGCGGAAACTGCAAAATACAGCCAACATGCCTGAAGACACTTTGCGACTCGAGATTGTAGCGGAACAATACGGTTGGCATATCCGCTACCCAGGAGAGGACGGTATCCTAGGTAATAGCGGCGATCATCTCTACACAGACGAAAACAAACTAGGCATTGACCAGAGCGACCCGGCAAGTCACGATGACTTTGTAACCTATAACGAAATGACGATCCCAGTAAACCGTCACGTTCACATTCTCCTACGGTCACGCGATGTAATTCACGCTTTTTACGTCCCAGAATTTCGACTCTATCAGGACACGGTCCCGGGACGAAAAATTACATGGCTAAACTTTAGACCGATTGCCACAGGTAGATTCACTATCGCATGCAGTCAGCTCTGTGGAGTAGGCCATTACAACATGCAAGCGAAGTTGAACGTCGTCACTCCCGAAGAATACACTGCATGGATCAAAGAAAAACAGCAACAAAAACGCGCGACGAAAAGTATATCAACCAGCCAACGAGCACTAGCCAGTAACTAAATCCTCAAAGATCAAAAAAATTTGCGCCAGTCAGTTGGCATATTTTACCGAGCAACCATACGGAGTTGTGCTAGGGATCTTAACTTCCTTGCCTTCTAGCGCTGCCTGCAAAGCCTCTCGAACGTAATTAGTAGCCTTGGGCACGTCTTGGGGATCTACTGAACGAATGCTGTCTATCGCTCCAGCATAAATAACTTTTCCCTCAGGACTGATAATGAATAGATGTGGCGTTGTCTTTGCACCATAAGCGCGCCCAACTGTTCCTTCTTCATCGATAAGATATGCGGTGGGCACAGCCTTTTGTCGGGAAACTTCTTCAGCCACCTTCTCGCGGGGGAAATGCCCTTGCTTACCAGGTGCCGATGAACAAATTGAAAGCCATATCACCCCCTTTTCCGTGAACTCTCTCTGCAGCTTTTGCATGTCCCCATTCACATAATGCTTCTTCACAAACGGACATTGATAATTCACCCACTCCAGCACCACGAATTTACCACTGTAATCGGCCAGTTTGACTTCATCTCCAGCTGCACTAGGCAACGTAAATTCAGGAGCCTTGTCGCCAACTTTCACAGAGCTCACAGCTCCTTCATTGTTAAAAAAGATTATACTAACCAGTGCCAACAGTATTGATATTACTCTTTTCATAGCTTCCTTATTCTTACATACCTTGCGTGGTTCGCAAATCCACCCTTTCAAAAAATTTTTTAAATTCTAACCTAACCCCGATGACACAGTCAGCAGACCCTGACAAATTCATCCCACAAATCTCGGCATCCCCTCCTGTTTCTTATCCTCAAGACAGCCAGCAACCCACCTCAACTCCAGAGAAAAAACGTTCAAGGAGTAAACGCTTTATCTTTATCCTGCTACTCGGCGGGTTACTAATCGGCATCACACCCTATCTATACAACTGGTTAAAAGTCAGACGTGCAGAAAATCTCGTCCGCTCCATCGTAAACAATTCCAACAATCTTGTCGCCAACGAAAACTTCCTCAAAGTCCGATCCGCTTACAACCTCGCTCCGAATAGTCCAATAGTGCTTCGTGCTATGGCTGATGCACTCCTACAAGTGCAGCAACCCTACGCAGCGCGCTCTTTCCTCTCTCGCCTTGTCGCCATGCCTCAATCTACGCCTGATGATCACAAAATCTATGCCGAGCTTTTGCTCAAGCAGCGCGACCATGCTACCTTGATTAAATGGCTTGAACCTCACCTTAAGAAAAATCCTGTTCCCCCGCACATCTTGGAAATCCAATCCTGGCTTCTCCTCGAGCAAGGAAAAATTGCAGACGCCATCCAAGTAGCCCGATCCACCCAGAAAAATTATCCAAATGAATTGAGCCCTGGAGCGTTGACGCTTGCTCAACTTCTGCTCACCGATAAAAACCCCACACACCAAGAGGAAGGCGCACAAATCCTCAAACGCCTAATTGAAGACCCCCAGACTTCGAACAAAATCCGCATCGAAGCCGCACGCACCTTCTCTCATCTCAACTATCTCGCCCCCGAAGAAGCTGAAGAAGTCTCGCGGATCCTTCGCCTAAATCCTCTCGCCACACCTACGGACAATGTTCGCGCCCTACAACTCCTCACCCGCCTCAAACTCCGCACACCCGAGCAACTCATCTCCGAAGTTCAACACCTCGCCAAACGCAACTCCGGCTCTCTAGCCGCTATTTTAGATTGGCTACTAGACAACAAACTCTACGACGTAGCACTCGAGCTTGTGCCAAAGGAGATCGCTAAAAACGACAACCTCCTCATGAATCTCCACCTATCCGTTCTTCAACGTGCAGGCATGTGGGATACTCTCCTTAAAACTCTCGAAGAAGAGAGCGACATCTTAGACCACTGGCAACGCCTCCTTCACACCGTTTACTACATGCGTTACAAGGGCACGCCCCTTCAATACCGAGATGCTTGGGAAGATCTCATGCGCCATCTTCCTCGTGAGCCTGCCTATCTGAGGACTATCGCCATGGCAGCTCTCGATTTACAAGAGTATCTTTACGCCACCACTCTTTTCAACCGCCTCACTGCGCATCCAATGTTTGCCCGCGAAGCGCATCTCCACTTGATCGCGCTTGGTGATCGCAATCATAGCTTTGAAGATTGGCTACGTATCTTACAACGTGCTGAGCCCTATTTTAAAAATGATTCAAGTTATAACCTTCAACTCGATTACTGTTACTTAATGCTCAACATTGACCGTCACCTCGTCATCCCCCGTATCCTACAAGCTTTCAACGAAAATCCGACTTCAATCGTTCACCGCTGCCTAGCAGCCCTCGCACTCCTCTTTGATGGTAAAGCACAGGATGGCTACCGTTTGTTGACCGCAGTAGAAATTAACTGGTCTATTGCACAGCCGCGTTGGCTCGTCGTCAAAGCCTGCCTCGAAGCCGCATCCGGCGATCAAGTGGCTGCTCGATTGACTCGCTCTCAAATCGACGAAAAGCAACTCAAAATCGAAGAAATCAACCTCCTCAACCGCTACGTCTCCGCCATCCCTCCTCGCTCTTCAAACTAATCCCTCTGCGGCGCATGAGCCTTCAATTGAGTGAGCACTGCATCAGGCGTCCTGCGTAAGACGCCTACTGCCATCGTCACAAGACATCCCACAAATACATACCACGGCCAAGCAATTGCCGGCCACCATTCAGGCAACATAAGCCCGAAATTCCAATAAAGCTTGATCTCCTCCAGCGTCATCCGGAGACCAAAAAGCTCAGGCGGAAGCGGAATCTGCACTTTGCACAATACGAGCACAGCAAACATCCCGACAACCATCGATAACACATTCCATTCATCGTGTCCTCTACCTTTGGTTACCACACCCAGCAAAAAAACCGCTAAAAGCGATCCATATGTATAACCCATGACACCAAGAGCAATCGGAATGATCGTCAGCGTCGCATCCGTCAAAACTGCTTGGGCTGCTAAGGTCGCAACCAAGATCATCAAAATGCCAAAGACAGCGGTCGCTATGCGTGCCGCAAAAATGAGCCGCCGATCATCGCTGCCTTTTGAAAAATAAGGCTCGTAAAAATCTTTTACAAAACTTGTTGCTAGCGCATTGAGAGCCGCCGATGTCGAGCCCATCATTGTCGCCAGCACTCCAGCGATCACAAGACCACGAATCATAGTAGGCATTTCGTTGACGATATAGTGTGCAAAGACTTCATTTTGTGCTGCAGGCAAGACTTTTTCAGGATGCACTGCGTAGAAGACATACAGCAGCACACCGACGCTTAAAAATAAAACAACGATTGGGATGTCCGCCAGGCCACTTAAAACCAAAGAAAGCCGAGAGCGTATGTGATCTTTCGCCGTAAGCATCCGCTGCACCATATCCTGATCCGTGCCGTGCGTAGCCATAGTGAAAAATGTCGAAGCAATTAAAGCTGCAAAAAGTGTGTAGGGCTGCTCCAGCATGTGTTTTAGGGCTTCGCCAAAGGGACGACTGCTGTCCCACCCCCATGTGAAGACTGGCACCCCACCGCTGGCTGCAAGTTGAGTCTGTATCGTCTCCCATCCGCCAGGAATCGCTAAAAAAATCGCGACCAAAGCGAAAATCACTGAACCGATCATGAGACAGGCTTGAATCAAATCCGTCCATACAACGGCCTTGATTCCGCCAACAGCAGTGTAAAGCGTAGTCACTGCAGTGACGAAAACTATCCCCCAAAAATATGTTTCAAGAGTGACCGCAGCATTAGGAAACAAGAAACGCCAAACTACAACAAAAATTACTCCTCCGAGATAAAGGCGGACGCCGATGCCTAGAACCCGCGTAAGAAGAAATATCGCAGCAGCCATATCTCGTGTGCGAGGACCAAAACGTAGCTGTAGAAACTCATAGATGCTTTGCACACGATAACGGTAGTATGGTTCGATAAAAAGCCATGCGATGATAAAGCGCGCTAAGACGGTGCCGATAACAAGCTGCCCGTAGAGGTAACCACGTGTTTTGAACCCTTCAGCAGGCGTGCCCAAAAAAGTCGCAGCGCTCGTTTCTGCCGCAATAATAGAAGCTAATACGGCCCACCATGGAATACTTCGACCGCCAACAGTGAAGTCAGTGAGTTTGCTGTTTTTTCTTCCCGCCCAAAGACCGATTCCGACGATGGTCAAAAAGTAGACCACGATGACGATCGCATCGAGTGTCACCGCTACGGCGTGTGATGACATAAGATGGCGGGCTGTGCTACGACCCTTTGTCCGTTTGCTTAATTTTAAAGTCTATTTTTTGGCCATTCATTTGAGCGAGTTCTCGGAGTCGAAGAATGACTTGTTCTTCGGCCATACGCTTCAACTCTGTATTCGCCTCTGCTTGCTCTCGGATCCGGGCGAGAAAGCCATTGATTGCATTTTGGCGGTCTTCATCGTTTACCCAATTGATTATGCCGCTATCAGATTTGAATGTGAGCTCTCCAATTATTTCTACGGAGAGCAGCTTAGCCGGTGGCATCGCGGCAGATAGGCTTTCGTCGGTTTCGTTATACTCGATGAGAAATGGCTCAGTGAGATCAAATCCATACTTGGCATTGTAGAGCCCTGAGACTGTAATGCGCTTGGTGCTTCCCATCCAGGTGTGTTCCCAAGAATGGGTGGCTTCGTTAATTCGATCGACTACAGAAAACTCTGCGATGCTGCGCGGAGAGTTAAAGGGCTCTTCTTTGTGATTGACAATAAGAGCGGGGGTGACTTGAAAAAAGTCGGTGAGGAGTCTCTTAGCCCGCGCTGCAGCTCGCTCCCCCGCTGAAATAAAGGCTTGCGCTTGTTGCGTGGCAATGTCACGAGTGCGCTGCCACAATCGCTGAATGATCCAATATCCTCCTCCGATAATCGTTATACCAATCAAGATGGATGCGAGGAGAAATCGGATCGAGGTTTTCATGTATGCAGCTTAAGCTCAGCGAGACGTTTTTCAAGTGAGCGAATCTTTTGCAAGATCTCGGGAAGCTTGCGCATGGCTGCTTCGACTTTGAGGCTTTCTCTCAAAGGTAGTGCATGTCGGCCGGCAAGGGTCGCACGAGGAGGAACGTTTTTCGCGACACCGGACTGGGCGGTGATCGTGGCTTGGTCGCCGATTTCAAGGTGTCCCGCAATACCAGCTTGTCCGGCGATTGTCACATAGCGGCCGAGGACGGTGCTACCAGAGATGCCAGCTTGTGCAACGATGATACTATGAGCGCCGATGATGACGTTGTGCGCAATTTGGACAAGGTTGTCTATTTTGACGCCTTCCTGAATCCAAGTGCGATCGAAACGGCCACGGTCTATCGTGGTATTAGCGCCGATTTCAACGTCATCGTCTATCTGAACGTAGCCGTTTTGCGGTATTTTTTTGTGTCGACCCTCTGCGAATTCATATCCGAAGCCATCCGCGCCAATCACAGCTCCGCTATGAACAATGACGCGATCGCCGATCTGCGTGTATTCACGAATGACGACTTGTGGATAGATGTGTGTTTGTTTTCCTATATGACTCCCTTCGCCAATATAGACGTGAGGCTCAATAATTGTATCTTCACCAATGACCACATTTTCCTCGATGATCACGTAAGCACCAATGCTGGCTGTGGAATGAATCTGTGCTGAGGGGGCAACTATTGCCGTCGGATGAACACCTGGTGTGGGATGACGTCTAGGAGGGGGCATGAAAAGCGCGGCGACCTGCGTAAAAGCTTGATAAGGATCGGCGACGCGAATTTGTGCTTGGGCATAGTTGTGCGGATAATCGGGGGGCAGCAATATTACGGCCGCTTTCGTTTTTTGGGCAAGAGGCTCATAGCGTTGATGCCCGAGAAAGACGACAGAATTCGCATCTGCGAACCGCAGGTCACTAATGCGTTGAACTTTGATTTCGGGATTACCTGTGAGCGTGCCACCCAAAATATCTGCTAACTCCCTAGCAGAATATTCTTTTGGCATGGGTCGCTGCACTACAAATTGAGTTGCTCTTGGTTAGTCTTATTGGCGTGTTATCGATCCGCTAGGTTATTGTTTATTATTGGACGCCGCGGGAGGTTTGTTTGCATTCAGGATTTTGATTATATCCTGGGTGATATCTTTCTGTCCCTCAGAATATAGCAGAGTGAGTGTGCCTGAAATACCTTTCGCTGAAATATCGAATATCAGATTATATTTGTTATCCCTACCGTATTTTTCGACTACTTTTGTGATCTCGTCTATGATACCTTGGCGCATGCGGGTGCTTTGTTCTTCAAACTGCCGTCCTCGAGTGGTGCGGAATTCTTGGATGCGGCGCTCCATGTCTTGCACTTGTTTGATTTTAGCCTCAAATGCTTTCTGCCTTTCTTTGCGGGCCGCTTCGGTGAGGGCTTGATCAGTGACTTGATCTCGAAGTTTTTGCGTTTCGTCCACCAGTTTTTGGAAGTCTGTTTGCATTTCCTGGAGTTCTTTTTGAAATTGGTTTAGACGGTCGTTGAGGAGTCCTTGCGTCTCTTGCGTCTTGTAGTATTCAGTGAATACTTTCTGCAGGTCGACGACCGCGATGTTGAGAGATTGAGCCTGCATCGCTACTAGTGGAACGAGGTATGTGAGGAGGGAGAGTAGTGTTTTTTTCATATTTGTTAGAATTTTTAAGGTTTAGATAAGAATACGATTTTAGGTTTAGAATTGGTATCCTACATCGAAATGGAATTTACCATCTGAGTCGTTGTATTCATCCGATTTGATGGGGATACCAAAATCAAAACGCAACGGGCCTATCGGTAGATTTAAGCGGATACCGAATCCAACGGATGCATTGAAGAGATCAAACATATCGCCATAATGAGCAAACCGCGGATCAACAAATCCCGCGTCAATGAATACAGCTCCTCGCACACGATCTATGATCGGGACTGTAAGTTCAAGATTAACAAAACCGAATGTTCGACCTCCAATCGGCTCATTGAGGGAATCGCGAGGACCTACATCTCGATTGTCAAATCCGCGGATTGAACGAGAACCACCTATGAAGAATCGGTCATATATCGGCACAAACTCCGAATCATCATAACGATTTACTACCCCTGTTGAGAGATTAAATGAGAGGATCAAATCGTAAGGAAGAGACCAAAATTTTTGTGCATCGATTTGGAAGCGGTAGATATTCGTTTGCCCCATTAGGACAGGGCCTCCGGCTATTTCCGCTGTAAAATCTATTCTTTCTCCCTTCCGCGTGAGGAAAACATTGTCGCGGGTGTCGTAAGAAAGCATGGCTGTCAAACTACTTTTAGATCGACCTCCTCTCTCTCTTAAAAGCTCAGGGGAAGCAGATGTGCTAAAATCAAACATTTCTATATTCTCGAGCTGATATCGTAAGCTCGCTGTCCAGTAGTCATTAAGGGCGCGAGCCACCCGGATGGCACCTCCTACCCTTCTTTCATTATAAAGAGTGCTAAGATAGCTTGATTCCCGAGCGAAAAGATCAAAGCCAAAAGCAAGCCTTTGGTCTAAAAACCAAGGTTCCGTAAAGGAAAGCAGAAAATCGCGACGTTTTAGACCATATTGGATACGCGTTCTAAACTTTTGCCCTGCACCTGTGAAACTTGGCCACTTTCCTATGTCGAAATTACCCTGGGACAATTCGATGAATCCAACGAGGCTGTCTACTGAACTGAAGCCCGCACCAAATGATATGCTTCCTGTGCGTTTTTCCTGGACTGTGATTAAGATATTCTTTCTGTTCGGGACCTGGGTTTCTTGCGGAGCAATATCAACTTTCTCAAAATAACCTAAGTTCTCTAAACGCGCTTTGCTTGCTTTGACACTTGTGCTGTCGTATATATCGCCAGGAGCTATTGCAAGTTCACGGCGAATCACCTTGTCCTTGGTGCGGTTATTTCCCTGAATGATAATTCGATCAACCGTTGATTGGACACCCTCACTGATATTATAAACTATATCAACTGTAGCTGCTTCATAATTCGCCGAGCGCTCTGGAAATATATCGACATCTATATACCCCTTTTGCCCATATAGATCCTGGATGGCTTCTATATCAGCTTGGAGTGCTTGCGGTGAATAAATTTCATTTTCAATCATCTTAGTTTTAGCTTTGATCTGCTCTGTTGAGTATATTTCATTCCCTCGATATTCTATTGTCCCTACTCTATATTGCTTCCCTTCATTTATAGTAATGAGCAAGTGCATTTCGTTTTCTTTAACGGTGAGGGTTTGAAAATCGGTAATACTCATGTCTATAAATCCTTTCCCTTGATAATAATCCCTTATAGCTCGCAAATCCTCATTGATTTGGTCATCTTTATATCGACCAGATTTATTGATGAACCAAAGCCAATTCTTCTCCTTAGTCTTCATTTGCTTTTTTAATTCTTTATCTTTAATAGACGCATTTCCTTCGAATTTAATTTTAGTCACATAAGCCTTAGTGCTTTCTGATATATTAAACGTCACAGTCGCGCGCCCAAACTCCTCATTTACGTCCGTCTTGTATGTGACTTGGACCTGGCTATACCCTCTATCAAGATATAGTTCTTTTATCTTGTCGGCGTCAGTGGCAACTTGGCGTTCATCCAATGGTGCCCCAACCTTTGATTTGATTTCCTTGCGTAGACGTGCCTCATTTATCGCTTTATATCCAGTAATAATTATATCCTTGATCAATGGCTTGGGTTGGACCACAACAATCACCTTAACGCCATCCTTATAAGGCTCGTCAGAAATCCTCAGATTAGTGAATAATCCTGTAGCATACAAATTTCGTATATCTTCATCCACACCTGCTACTGTATAAGGTTGGCCTACTGTCGTTCGCATGTTTGAAAGGATGACGTTCTTATTTACAGACTTGGGCCCCACATAAAGAATTTCTATTTCACGAACAATTGGCGTAGGCACTTCCTTTGTTGATTCCTGTTCGCTTTTATCATCGAAAACTTCTGCTCCCCTGTCCGTATATCCCACTTCATCCTCACCACTATGTTCATCGATGTCGCGACTTGGCATTGCAGGAGTCTGAGGCAGACCTGCTGCAGGATCATTGGATTGTGCCAAGGTCCCTTCTCCGCACACCTCTTGTATCAAAAAGAAAACCCCACACAGGCATAACCACATCAAGCGGCACATTACACTAAGTGCATCTAAAAAGTAACGGTTATTCATTTCTGTTAAATCAAGACCTACGGCACTCTGCTTGTTCAATCAAGTTTGTAAAGTCTAATTAAATCTCTGCTAGCCTCATTTTTTGTTTCCATCCGCTGTTTTCTTGGGCTTAGCTTTTTTATCACTCTTCTTGTCACCGCTCTGAGGCACTTCTACAGCAACTCGAACCTTTGCTACCACCTCCGGATGAAGCTGTATAGCCACTTCATGATCCCCAGAGTCTTTGATAGCCCTCGGAAGCTGAATCTTCTTGCGGTCAATCTCAAAACCCTCCTCCTTCAGCTTTTGTGCAATATCCTGCGTCGTTACCGATCCAAAAACTTTCTCCTGCCCCGCTGCTCCCGTTAATGTAAAAGTCAGCTTCACTCGACTTAATCTCTGCGCCAATTCCTGCGCCTCATTTAATTCCTGTGCCTCCCTCTCCGCCCGCTTCTTCTTAAGCTGCTCAAGCTGTTGCTTCGATGCTGCAGTCGCCAACACCGCATACCCCCGCGGAATGAGATAATTCCTAGCATAACCCGGACGCACAGAAACTAAATCTGCCTCCGCACCCAAGGCCGGCACTTTCGTTTTTAATATCACTTCTACGTCCATATTTCGAACTCCTTTCTTCCTGCTTTTTGAACTTAAAACGGTATATCATCCTCAGGAATATCGGCCATAGCCGCATCATCTGATCCCGCTGACTTTCGCTCCAAAGATCCATCCGAAGCCTGTCCCCCGCCTCGTTTTTCTTGCGATTCTGCACCACTCGATCGTCCCCCACCTCGTCCCAAAAACTGCACCCGTTCCGCTCGCACCCGGATTCGATTCCGCTTTTCCCCATCC comes from the Candidatus Methylacidiphilales bacterium genome and includes:
- the rplI gene encoding 50S ribosomal protein L9: MDVEVILKTKVPALGAEADLVSVRPGYARNYLIPRGYAVLATAASKQQLEQLKKKRAEREAQELNEAQELAQRLSRVKLTFTLTGAAGQEKVFGSVTTQDIAQKLKEEGFEIDRKKIQLPRAIKDSGDHEVAIQLHPEVVAKVRVAVEVPQSGDKKSDKKAKPKKTADGNKK